The Harmonia axyridis chromosome 3, icHarAxyr1.1, whole genome shotgun sequence nucleotide sequence ATTCTGCGTCGTAATTGGAGGAGGAGCCATCAGAGGTCTGGGGGCGCCTGCCTGCGGTGAAAATATGCTAAATCCAGTGCTTTTAACTTGAGCTTGGTTCGTCTTGGCCATATCCGGAGGTGGAGCTTCACCCAATTCTGCCATAAGTGACATATATTCCTCATCTATCTTGGCCTTATCTCCAGCGACTGGGGGACCCCCTTGACCAGGTCTCTTCTGTCTACAATCCCTGGCAATGTGACCTGCAGCTCCACAACTCGAACAAACTATATTGTTGGTCACGTTAGGCTTGTCTGGACactaaacaacaaaaaaaagatgaaaggcTATACTGGTCAAGCAAAAAGGTATTGCTACCATTTTTGAGTCTTTAACTTACCAGCCACGATTTGTGGTCTATCGCACCACAATTGTTACATCTCATTCCATCGTTTTCACGGAGAGTACCATTCAGCTGAGCGAGTTCTCTTAATTGCATTCTCCTGAGATCGTTTTGATTTTCCGGCACCTCAACTCCTTGACGAATAACTTCTTTTATCTGTAACATAAACGAGTTGGATTAGGTACAACAAGGATGGTATTTTTGGGTGAAAACTCACTCGTTCTACTGCTTTCTTCACACATTCTGGATTTGTTGCAGTTATGTAAGCATGCAACGGTTCATCTTCTCCTGGTAAGGGCTGTCCATCTTTTCTTCCCACTTTTCCTTCTTTCACACTGCCCTTGCCTCTTATGATGATTTTTGCACCAGTTTCCTTCTCCATTgctgaaagaaataaaatttaccACAATGTTCTAACATTACATCCTATCTTGAACAAAATTACAAATCCAATAAGTTCTCAGTAAATAGTGACttataaaatgataaaaaacgaCATTAACCTCTTCCGAATCgaacaaataatttcttttatttgtaGCAATTCAGTATACTCACTTTTCAATGTGTTCCCTCTTGGTCCAATCAGAAGACCAACAAAGTTTATTTCAGGATGTTCTTCTTGCGGTATCATAACTTTATCACTGACTCTAATCACTGGTGGTCTGAAAAAATAAAGAGTTATTTATAAAGTAATGAACAATTTTGTAGATAAAAAACTCACTTATAATCCAAGGGTGGTTTGAACTCGGGGTTCATGCTCTGCATTTTCAGTACCAAAGCATGTCTTTCTTCTTCCAAACGTCTTCTTGTTCTGAATTCCCTGGTGTTCAACCTTTTACCATCGCTACTGTAGATTGGTTCTGGCGAAGGCGATCTGCAGAGAGAGAGACAACTTTGAAGAATAACAACAATAACCCTTTTGCGTGGTACTATTCGATccatatattcattcaataatttttgttcaacaagaactgaataatgaaaaatcttcaatttcaatcaaaatttaTAAGTCCCTATTTAATAAATTGTATATAATTTCATTAAGATTTCAATAATAAAGGtgtctgtaatttttgcattttgagcacaatattaggccaattgaaaagtccccggtctgatgcacagatggcggtatactaagttcaaacgtggtgaaatgagcaccgatgacggcgaacgcagtgaacgcccaTAGAGGCTGTCACcatgtgtgcaaaatgggtgccacgcgagctcacaaaaagcaacaacgtcctaatgattctgagcagagtttaagtacaataaatctgaatatgtgacaatggatgaaacatggcttcatcatttcactcctgaGTCCAATcgactgcacatgatgaaccaaatccaaagcgaggaaaaatacaagtcagctggcaaggttatggcatcattatTCTGGGTTTAGCAAGGTCTAATATtcaaaaagggccagaccatcaacagtgattattatatagggttattggatcgtttaaggatggaatcgttaaaaaacggccccatttaaagaaaaaaaaaggcgctgtttcatcaagagaaagcgccgtgtcacaaatcaatgaaaacaatggcaaaattgtatgaattgggcttcaaattgcttctgcattcactgtattcgtcagatctggcccccagcgactttttcctgttctctgacctcaaaagaatgctctctagaaagaaatttagcgccaaagaagaagtaatcgccgaaaatgaggcctattttggagcaaaagacaaatcatactacaaaaatggtatcgaatagttggaagatcgctataatcgctgtatcgccttcaaaggcaactatattgaataataaaatcgaattttgccaaaaaaatgtgttttactatggtagaccggggacttttcaatcggcCTGTTAAGTGAACATCAATTATTAAACACCAATCTTATGTCAAAATCGAATAGAACTGCAGAAGCTGTTTATATCTTAAACATAGCCGAAAACAGCCTAAACCTAAAAATGAACTTTATGTGAAAGATCTAGTAACTGGGGCTTTTTTCATACAACGAATGTCTTCGTTGCGTTTGCATCATTTTCCTGAGAAAGAAATCTTATTAATTTGCTGCAATAAATTAAGTTTGTTATTAAGATTGATTGGGATGTTTCAGCTGAAAGTGAACGTGTTTTGATTAATTCTTATGAAAGCTGTCCCGAGTTTTCTAGAACATAAGTCTGGATTAATTTGTGCCTATTTTAAACTAAGATATGAGTCAAAGTTTACGTTCCATGAAGAAACTTGAGATAATGACCTATTATAGAGCTAGTAATAGAAAATTTGTGAAATGTTTTTGTTGAATAACAAGGCTCAAGATAAACACTCAATTCATCATAGAacgtagaccaatgaaattgatatttgtagtttcaaaaaatttttttttataaacttGGAATAATCTTGAAAGAAATCATAATGTGAAGGAGGTTTATGGGAATCGTTCATGCACTACTAGTCTTCACAATTAGTTCTTTGAAACCACAAACCTCATTTAAATCAAATTGGTTCTTGAATTCTACATCAAAGAAGAAGGAAcgaaaactaccaaaatcttagttatttcattattaaaGTGATAAACTggctcattattttcaaaagtcTTTGTTTACAACACATTGAAAAATACCCTcaataaatttaaattgcaTGACAATAGGCTGTTTAACAGTTTATTAAATTGTCTCAAATTAATTATAACATAgaagttgaatattttcaattggcctaagccttttttaaaaaaatcaaaaaggtaATTTTATGCAAGGTAGCGTCAATGACATCACTTCGAACTATAAATAATGAAGCAAGATATACGTTATTGATTGTTTTGTGAACCattaattattatcaaataaagatTAATTACTAATGGTGTTTAGTACCAGGATGTATAAGTATTATCAAATTTCCAAGTCTACCCAAATAGAGGAAGCATTGCAATAATTTTCTAGATGAAATAATGTTTAAAATTCCCCTGAAAAGCTTTGGTTTCGTGTCTGTGTTCACACATCCTCATAATATCCTATCAAACAGCCTATTTTGCTATGTTTAATATACGTCGAAAAGAATCAAGAACCAACTGATTGAGTTTCCCTAAATCTTaaaattatgagaaaaaaaaaagattaattatagttataaAATGTCTCCTCTCTCAAACCACTGATGGATAGAAGCATATCAGAGGGTCTGGACAGGGGGGGATGTTCAATCAAATTGTCGAATAACACTGCACCTTTCTTCAGGATTGGCTGGGATTCCCAAGTCGCCGGAACGAAGCTTTCTGCTGACTTCTTCTATCTGGAGTTGAACTGTAATAAAACGGGTTAGAAGAGGGCCAAAGCCCGGATGTTAGAAAAGGAGATACTTCAAATATagtaaaatattattaattactTCAGTCCACTTACAGACTCAGTACATCATTATAAATACCGAATTTTCTTTCCCAGTTTGTCATACTAGCACCTATGTTCAGGGAAATTATTAAATATCCAATTCATAATTATGTATTTGCATATTTCGAACAACCTAATATAGTTTaaggttttttg carries:
- the LOC123676022 gene encoding splicing factor 1, giving the protein MGSRHRDRSRDRDRDRDRDSRRERRRSRDRDRDRHRDRDRDRERRDRDRDRSRSRSRDRRRSRDKTPEPDGKKLIADTLATLAATRNFTALVNQRDDNSNTSTGSQEDDRKKKKRSRWGGNEHEKIFIPGMPTILPPNLDKQQEQAYLLQLQIEEVSRKLRSGDLGIPANPEERSPSPEPIYSSDGKRLNTREFRTRRRLEEERHALVLKMQSMNPEFKPPLDYKPPVIRVSDKVMIPQEEHPEINFVGLLIGPRGNTLKTMEKETGAKIIIRGKGSVKEGKVGRKDGQPLPGEDEPLHAYITATNPECVKKAVERIKEVIRQGVEVPENQNDLRRMQLRELAQLNGTLRENDGMRCNNCGAIDHKSWLCPDKPNVTNNIVCSSCGAAGHIARDCRQKRPGQGGPPVAGDKAKIDEEYMSLMAELGEAPPPDMAKTNQAQVKSTGFSIFSPQAGAPRPLMAPPPITTQNMPVMSGMPPPPWASAPTTMGWPPGPPGILPPPPPPGATSPGGLMPWMSAPTVVTQPPPPGSTTTTTSAIQPPAAMPWGQMPPFGWPPSSCPPPPPPGIDVNSLLTTPPPPPPS